From Perognathus longimembris pacificus isolate PPM17 chromosome 4, ASM2315922v1, whole genome shotgun sequence, one genomic window encodes:
- the LOC125350636 gene encoding alpha-ketoglutarate dehydrogenase component 4-like, whose translation MGSKMASASRDVQVVKPHAPLIRFPNRRDNPKLSASEALRLAGLPPRSSLISQHAKGSKSPDKIHHGPPDTAAILKTLPQKYRRKLISQEEMEFIQRGGPE comes from the coding sequence ATGGGCAGCAAGATGGCGTCTGCCAGCAGGGACGTCCAGGTAGTCAAGCCACATGCTCCATTAATAAGATTCCCTAACAGAAGAGACAATCCTAAACTCAGTGCATCAGAAGCTTTGAGATTGGCAGGGCTCCCACCTCGCTCTTCCTTGATCTCCCAGCATGCTAAGGGAAGTAAATCACCAGACAAGATACACCATGGTCCACCAGACACTGCAGCAATATTAAAAACATTACCTCAGAAATACAGAAGGAAACTGATATCTCAGGAAGAAATGGAATTTATCCAGCGTGGAGGGCCAGAATAA